Proteins co-encoded in one Hymenobacter swuensis DY53 genomic window:
- a CDS encoding M28 family metallopeptidase, translated as MNTFRLLALAGGLAAAAPALAQQGTKADPAMLAKIKDEGMNRSKVMETAFYLTDVCGPRLANSEGLTRANQWTQKQLTSWGLTKATIEPWGTFGRGWDIEKSYVAMTAPYYHTLIGAPKAWTPSTNGPLKKQVIVVKATTEAELEKYKGQLRDKIVLLDVANPPKTSFEPDAKRYTAEELQKMADFKPEPPAAKPDDAEMEKRMAQRRTMMALRTKMSDMILSEGAAAILSTRGGSDGTFFTSNGAPYAADAKPVLPELEMAPEDQLRLIRLVDAGIPVELELETRTKFQSQDLKGYNVVAEIPGTDKKLKSEVVMLGGHLDSWHAATGATDNAAGCAVMMEAVRILKASGVQPRRTIRIALWGEEEQGLFGSRNYVKNHFADPATMKLLPDHEKLAAYFNLDNGAGKIRGIYAQGNEAAAPIFREWLQPFADLGATTVTLRNTGGTDHLSFDAVGLPGFQFIQDPLDYGTRTHHTNMDTYERLPADDLKQASVLVASFVYQAAMRDAKLPRKPLPAAKPEQRM; from the coding sequence ATGAACACATTCCGACTTCTCGCCCTGGCCGGTGGCTTGGCAGCTGCCGCTCCGGCGCTGGCCCAGCAAGGCACCAAAGCCGACCCGGCCATGCTCGCCAAAATCAAGGACGAGGGGATGAACCGCTCCAAAGTGATGGAAACGGCCTTCTACCTCACCGATGTGTGCGGCCCACGCCTAGCCAACTCCGAGGGCCTGACCCGCGCCAACCAGTGGACACAGAAGCAGCTCACCAGCTGGGGCCTCACCAAGGCCACCATTGAGCCCTGGGGCACCTTCGGCCGCGGCTGGGACATCGAGAAGTCGTACGTGGCCATGACGGCGCCGTACTACCACACCCTCATCGGGGCACCCAAAGCCTGGACGCCCAGTACCAACGGCCCGCTGAAAAAGCAAGTGATTGTGGTAAAAGCCACCACCGAGGCTGAGTTGGAGAAGTACAAAGGCCAGCTGCGCGACAAGATTGTGCTGCTGGACGTGGCCAATCCGCCCAAAACCAGCTTCGAGCCCGACGCTAAACGCTACACCGCCGAGGAACTGCAGAAAATGGCCGACTTCAAGCCTGAGCCGCCCGCAGCCAAGCCCGACGACGCCGAAATGGAGAAGCGTATGGCCCAACGCCGCACCATGATGGCCCTGCGCACGAAGATGTCGGACATGATTCTGAGTGAGGGTGCGGCGGCTATCCTGAGCACCCGTGGCGGCTCCGATGGGACCTTCTTCACCAGCAACGGCGCACCCTACGCCGCTGATGCCAAGCCCGTGCTGCCCGAGTTGGAAATGGCTCCCGAAGACCAGCTGCGCCTGATTCGGCTGGTAGATGCCGGTATTCCGGTAGAGTTGGAGCTGGAAACTCGCACCAAATTTCAGAGCCAGGATCTGAAAGGCTACAATGTGGTAGCTGAAATTCCGGGCACCGACAAAAAGCTGAAAAGCGAAGTTGTAATGCTGGGTGGCCACCTCGACTCCTGGCACGCTGCCACCGGCGCCACAGACAATGCCGCCGGCTGTGCTGTGATGATGGAAGCCGTACGCATCCTGAAAGCCAGCGGCGTACAGCCGCGCCGGACCATCCGCATTGCGCTGTGGGGGGAGGAGGAGCAGGGCTTGTTCGGCTCCAGAAACTACGTGAAAAACCACTTTGCCGACCCCGCCACTATGAAGCTGCTGCCCGACCACGAGAAGCTGGCCGCGTACTTCAACCTTGATAACGGGGCCGGTAAAATCCGGGGCATCTACGCGCAGGGCAATGAGGCCGCCGCGCCTATCTTCCGGGAGTGGCTTCAGCCCTTCGCCGACCTGGGGGCTACTACCGTGACGCTGCGCAACACCGGCGGCACCGACCACCTTTCCTTTGACGCCGTGGGCCTACCAGGCTTCCAGTTCATTCAGGACCCGCTGGACTACGGCACCCGTACCCACCACACCAACATGGACACCTACGAGCGGCTCCCCGCCGACGACCTCAAGCAGGCCTCGGTACTGGTAGCTTCCTTCGTGTACCAGGCCGCCATGCGCGACGCCAAACTGCCCCGTAAGCCCTTGCCTGCCGCCAAGCCTGAGCAGCGGATGTAG
- a CDS encoding cupin domain-containing protein has product MSEKRYFRQQNPFIVPTTDGKLIEEHIGQASTGTGAYSVAHMVAPPQWSEPHQRPEFDEVTIVVRGRKQFEVDGDVIELGAGESLLIKAGARVRYSNPFDAECEYWSLCVPAFSPATVHREE; this is encoded by the coding sequence ATGTCAGAAAAACGCTATTTCCGCCAGCAGAACCCATTCATAGTGCCCACCACAGATGGCAAACTCATAGAAGAGCATATCGGGCAGGCCAGCACCGGCACTGGCGCGTACAGTGTAGCGCACATGGTGGCACCACCCCAATGGAGCGAACCACACCAGCGCCCCGAGTTTGACGAGGTAACTATTGTGGTGCGCGGCCGCAAGCAGTTTGAGGTAGATGGCGACGTAATTGAGTTGGGCGCGGGCGAGTCGTTGCTGATTAAAGCGGGGGCCCGGGTGCGCTACTCCAACCCGTTTGATGCTGAGTGCGAGTACTGGTCCCTCTGCGTGCCAGCCTTCTCACCCGCTACCGTTCACCGCGAAGAGTAG
- a CDS encoding Kazal-type serine protease inhibitor family protein, which translates to MKKFLSLLALPLLLAACQRETAPTSDCIDTSKIRKDAMCTMEYAPVCGCDGKTYGNACQATNAGVTKFTQGACAGQ; encoded by the coding sequence ATGAAGAAATTCCTTTCTCTGCTGGCTCTGCCGCTGTTGCTGGCCGCCTGTCAGCGCGAAACCGCTCCCACTTCCGATTGTATTGATACCAGCAAAATCCGGAAGGACGCCATGTGTACCATGGAATACGCGCCCGTGTGCGGCTGCGACGGCAAAACGTACGGCAACGCCTGTCAGGCTACCAACGCCGGCGTTACCAAATTCACTCAGGGAGCCTGTGCGGGCCAATAG
- a CDS encoding dienelactone hydrolase family protein, whose product MDQRIINLFDEYTHAPLGRRDFLDRLHKLAGGAALAAAALAVLEPGYAQAATVSEQADDLITEEVTWPGDAGVTMKGYLVHPKGKKKRGAVVVIHENRGLTPHIKDVTRRVAQAGYLALGVDALSVFGGTPANEDEGRTLIGKLDKQQNLNNYLAALRYLRQRPDTNGKTGCVGFCWGGAMANSLAVHDAQLNAAVAYYGTQPAAPEAAAIKAHLLLHYAGLDERVNAGKDAWAAALKAAGVQYEQYVYEGVNHAFNNDSSPARYNAEAAQLAWGRTLKLFKEQLG is encoded by the coding sequence ATGGATCAGCGCATTATCAACCTCTTCGACGAATACACCCACGCCCCGCTCGGCCGGCGCGACTTCCTGGACCGGCTGCATAAGCTGGCGGGCGGCGCGGCTCTGGCAGCGGCGGCCCTGGCCGTGCTGGAGCCGGGCTACGCCCAGGCCGCTACCGTAAGCGAGCAGGCCGACGACCTGATAACCGAAGAAGTAACTTGGCCCGGCGACGCGGGCGTGACCATGAAAGGCTATTTGGTGCATCCGAAGGGCAAGAAGAAGCGCGGCGCAGTGGTCGTCATCCACGAAAACCGGGGCCTGACGCCGCACATCAAGGACGTAACCCGGCGCGTGGCCCAGGCCGGCTACCTCGCGCTGGGCGTGGATGCGCTGTCGGTGTTCGGGGGCACGCCCGCCAACGAGGACGAGGGCCGCACGCTTATCGGCAAACTGGATAAGCAGCAGAATCTGAATAACTACCTGGCGGCTTTACGCTACCTGCGCCAGCGCCCCGACACCAACGGCAAGACTGGCTGCGTGGGCTTCTGCTGGGGCGGGGCCATGGCCAACAGCCTCGCCGTGCATGATGCCCAGCTGAATGCGGCCGTGGCCTACTACGGCACCCAGCCCGCCGCTCCCGAAGCCGCCGCCATCAAGGCGCATCTGCTGCTGCACTATGCTGGCCTCGATGAGCGGGTAAACGCCGGCAAAGACGCCTGGGCCGCCGCCCTGAAAGCGGCCGGCGTGCAATACGAGCAGTACGTGTATGAGGGCGTCAACCATGCCTTCAACAACGACTCCTCCCCCGCTCGCTACAACGCCGAAGCCGCCCAGCTGGCTTGGGGCCGCACCCTGAAACTGTTTAAGGAGCAGTTGGGATAA
- a CDS encoding LytR/AlgR family response regulator transcription factor encodes MLRLLLIEDEEPALDQLRRFALQYAPAATIVGECQQVSEALEFLRQHPAPDLILSDIELLDGNVFQLFGQVAVSSPVIFVTAYDSFLVQAFEQNGIAYVLKPVQYAQFAAAMQKFERLRQSFQGAALQQLATTLSSAPMSAYKQRLVSKTRQGLYLLDVADLPYFQLRNGVTHALDAQGRAFVLNETLSQLEAQLDPADFFRLNRTEIVQLSAIERLEPYFNDTLVVHLRNQPVSLTASTHRTPRLRHWLGLK; translated from the coding sequence ATGCTGCGCCTGCTGCTGATTGAAGATGAGGAACCGGCCCTCGACCAGCTCCGCCGCTTCGCCCTGCAGTATGCCCCGGCGGCTACCATTGTGGGGGAATGTCAGCAGGTAAGTGAGGCGTTGGAATTCCTGCGCCAGCACCCCGCCCCCGACCTGATTCTGTCGGACATTGAACTGCTGGATGGCAACGTCTTCCAACTGTTCGGGCAGGTGGCCGTCAGCAGCCCCGTCATCTTTGTCACGGCCTACGACTCGTTTTTGGTGCAGGCTTTCGAGCAGAACGGTATTGCGTATGTGCTCAAACCGGTACAGTACGCGCAGTTTGCCGCCGCCATGCAGAAGTTCGAGCGGCTGCGGCAGTCGTTTCAGGGGGCTGCGCTGCAACAACTGGCCACTACGCTGAGCAGCGCGCCCATGTCGGCCTATAAGCAGCGGCTGGTAAGCAAAACCCGTCAGGGCCTCTACTTGCTCGATGTGGCCGACCTGCCCTACTTTCAGCTGCGCAACGGCGTCACGCACGCCCTCGATGCCCAGGGCCGCGCCTTTGTGCTCAATGAAACCCTCAGCCAGCTTGAAGCCCAACTCGACCCGGCTGACTTCTTTCGCCTTAACCGTACTGAAATCGTGCAGCTCAGCGCCATTGAGCGACTGGAGCCTTATTTCAACGATACGCTGGTGGTGCATTTGCGCAATCAGCCGGTGAGCCTTACGGCCAGCACCCACCGTACCCCCAGGCTGCGCCACTGGCTGGGCCTGAAGTAA
- a CDS encoding carbohydrate-binding protein: MKHSFTSLLGAAALCVLGSFSSQAQTYQQVWADEFTSGISPSWVFETGGGGWGNNEKQYYQRANATVANGILQITARKENVGGYPYTSSRMKTQGTKEFRYGKIEARMKLPLGQGLWPAFWMLGSNINTVSWPACGEIDVMEHINAENKVYGTVHWDNNGHAEYGGNIVTTPQDYHVYTIEWEPAYIRWFVDGVKFHEINISNNAGGTEEFQRPFFLLLNLAVAGNWPGQTVDESKLPATMYVDYVRVYQKTTAATSKTIQAESYSAMNGVQLETTTDAGGGQNVAYVDAGDWMAYNSVNFPTSGNYLLEYRVASPSGGTLSSDLNAGAVQLGNMAIPATGGWQNWTTVSRTVYVNAGTYNFGVFAQTGGWNLNWIRITPAGSARAASTTAAPAQTEALDVAVFPNPQIAGAPLTIQLQNHDQTQPATVQILDVSGKQVWQNTVFGSYLEVDRSLRLTSGIYLIQVTTATSKSTKKLVVQ, encoded by the coding sequence ATGAAACACTCGTTTACCTCCCTGTTGGGAGCCGCTGCCTTGTGCGTGCTTGGCTCCTTCTCTTCCCAGGCTCAAACCTACCAGCAGGTATGGGCCGATGAATTTACCTCCGGCATCAGCCCGAGTTGGGTGTTTGAAACCGGCGGCGGCGGCTGGGGCAACAACGAGAAGCAGTATTACCAGCGCGCCAACGCCACCGTGGCCAACGGCATCCTGCAGATTACGGCCCGGAAGGAAAATGTGGGCGGCTACCCGTACACGTCGTCGCGCATGAAAACGCAGGGTACCAAGGAGTTCCGGTACGGCAAAATTGAGGCTCGCATGAAGCTCCCGCTGGGCCAAGGCTTGTGGCCGGCTTTCTGGATGCTGGGCAGCAACATCAACACGGTTAGCTGGCCGGCCTGCGGCGAAATTGACGTGATGGAGCACATCAACGCCGAAAACAAGGTGTACGGCACCGTGCACTGGGACAATAACGGCCACGCCGAGTACGGCGGCAACATCGTGACGACGCCCCAGGACTACCACGTCTACACCATTGAGTGGGAGCCGGCGTATATCCGCTGGTTTGTGGATGGGGTGAAGTTCCACGAAATCAACATCAGCAACAATGCGGGCGGCACCGAGGAATTTCAGCGGCCCTTCTTCCTGCTCCTGAACCTGGCCGTGGCCGGCAACTGGCCCGGGCAGACGGTGGATGAAAGCAAGCTTCCCGCCACCATGTACGTGGATTACGTGCGCGTTTACCAGAAAACCACCGCCGCCACCAGCAAGACTATTCAGGCCGAAAGCTACTCGGCCATGAACGGAGTGCAGCTGGAAACCACTACCGATGCCGGCGGGGGCCAGAACGTGGCCTATGTTGACGCCGGCGACTGGATGGCCTACAACAGCGTGAACTTCCCGACTTCCGGCAACTATCTGCTGGAATACCGCGTGGCCAGCCCCTCGGGCGGCACGCTCTCATCGGACCTGAATGCGGGTGCGGTGCAACTGGGCAACATGGCCATTCCGGCCACCGGTGGCTGGCAGAACTGGACTACGGTTTCCCGGACGGTTTACGTGAATGCGGGTACCTACAACTTCGGGGTATTTGCCCAGACCGGCGGCTGGAACCTCAACTGGATTCGAATTACGCCGGCCGGTAGTGCCCGCGCCGCTAGCACCACGGCAGCCCCGGCCCAAACGGAAGCCTTGGATGTAGCCGTATTCCCTAACCCGCAGATAGCCGGCGCGCCGCTCACCATTCAACTACAGAACCATGACCAGACTCAGCCCGCCACCGTGCAGATTCTGGATGTGAGCGGGAAGCAGGTGTGGCAGAATACAGTTTTCGGCTCCTACCTTGAGGTGGACCGCAGCCTGCGTCTGACCAGTGGCATCTACCTGATTCAGGTAACCACCGCCACCAGCAAATCCACGAAGAAATTGGTGGTGCAGTAG
- a CDS encoding CsbD family protein — protein MSYHEEDNSGKILLAALAGAGAGIIAGLLMAPDKGKATRDKIGTAATKYSGQLGEQLSKYGEDLDSKFKGYIEKLEDLGLTGAGSKLKLQGDWDTAKGKLKQQYAQLTDEDLEYAEGKGDELVGRLQNKLGKAKGEIVKMLNDL, from the coding sequence ATGTCGTATCACGAAGAAGACAACTCCGGTAAAATTCTCCTCGCTGCTTTGGCTGGTGCTGGCGCTGGCATCATTGCCGGTCTGCTGATGGCTCCCGACAAAGGCAAGGCTACCCGCGATAAAATCGGCACGGCCGCTACCAAATACAGCGGCCAGCTGGGCGAGCAGCTTTCCAAATATGGTGAAGACCTCGACTCGAAGTTCAAAGGCTACATCGAAAAGCTGGAAGACCTGGGCCTGACCGGTGCCGGCTCTAAGCTGAAACTCCAGGGTGACTGGGATACTGCCAAGGGCAAGCTGAAGCAGCAGTATGCGCAGCTCACTGATGAGGATCTGGAGTATGCCGAAGGCAAAGGTGATGAGCTGGTAGGCCGCCTGCAGAACAAGCTGGGCAAAGCCAAAGGCGAAATCGTAAAAATGCTGAACGACCTGTAA
- a CDS encoding sensor histidine kinase, whose amino-acid sequence MRKKPWFYLFVLALSVMLALYTRLTMAVTAAEFYLFPDAPFWLFLEALLVVSILDRLHARATRRSQVSGRASYYFGLLWRGALLFVGGLQLLNGALVLTGVAHGDFGSWYSLVRSLSADGFLYLLVGSVYLPFLYQQHAGQVRVEVERLEKEATQARLQALQQHVDPHFLFNNLNILAALIEPANTAAHDYVTHLASLYRYLVRTRQQDAVPVAEELAFLRDYQFLLQRRFGAAYVFEEDVQVPAEELQHLLIPPGVGQELLTNALKHNLGSRSRPLHVCLTLTATSLQVYHAHRPRPVPAPGEGSGLTGLRARLALLHDTPVRVDATPTQFSVTLPLVRRAPVSA is encoded by the coding sequence ATGCGCAAAAAGCCCTGGTTTTACCTGTTCGTTCTGGCACTGTCGGTCATGCTGGCGCTATACACGCGGCTGACCATGGCGGTAACGGCGGCGGAATTTTACCTGTTTCCGGATGCGCCTTTCTGGCTGTTTCTCGAAGCCCTGCTGGTGGTGTCTATACTCGACCGGCTGCACGCCCGCGCCACGCGCCGGAGCCAGGTCAGCGGCCGGGCCAGCTACTACTTTGGGCTGCTGTGGCGCGGGGCTTTGCTGTTTGTGGGCGGGCTGCAGCTGCTGAACGGTGCACTGGTGCTGACCGGCGTTGCGCACGGCGACTTCGGCAGCTGGTATTCTCTAGTCCGGAGTTTATCGGCGGATGGGTTTCTGTACCTGCTGGTGGGCAGTGTATACCTGCCGTTTCTGTATCAACAGCACGCGGGCCAGGTGCGGGTGGAGGTAGAACGGCTGGAGAAAGAAGCCACCCAGGCCCGCCTGCAAGCCCTGCAGCAGCACGTTGATCCGCACTTTCTGTTCAACAACCTCAATATCCTGGCGGCGCTCATCGAGCCGGCCAATACCGCCGCCCATGACTACGTGACCCACTTGGCCAGCCTCTACCGCTACCTAGTGCGCACCCGCCAGCAGGATGCCGTGCCCGTAGCCGAGGAGCTGGCTTTCCTGCGTGATTACCAGTTTTTGTTGCAGCGGCGCTTTGGGGCGGCCTACGTGTTTGAGGAAGACGTGCAGGTACCGGCTGAGGAGCTGCAGCATTTGCTGATTCCACCCGGAGTGGGGCAGGAGTTACTCACTAATGCCCTCAAGCATAATTTGGGCAGCCGCAGCCGGCCCCTGCATGTATGCCTTACCCTCACCGCCACCAGTCTGCAGGTGTACCACGCCCATCGGCCCCGTCCGGTGCCCGCCCCTGGCGAGGGCAGCGGCCTGACGGGCCTGCGTGCCCGTTTGGCTCTGCTCCATGATACGCCTGTGCGCGTCGATGCCACCCCCACGCAGTTCAGCGTCACGCTGCCGCTGGTGCGCCGCGCCCCGGTTTCGGCGTAA
- a CDS encoding xanthine dehydrogenase family protein molybdopterin-binding subunit, translated as MDDKQPAAPSIGQPLSRVDGRQKVTGQARYAAEHAVPGVIHGVLLTSSIARGRIKTLDTAAAEKAPGVLAVLTHRNSPGVPAYRDAQANSNPRLEGQELRVFHDDQIHFSNQPVALAIADTLEHAQHAAALVRVQYEAIKPETDLSAHRSRAIKPKKADDYLRGQPDAYRQAPVRVEQEYRTPVQVHNPMEPHATIARWDGPEQLTVYNKTQAPALARQDLMRMFQLPEAGVQVHSPFVGGAFGGASRIWPQEVAAILGAKLTGRPVKVALRRDQMFNLVGYRPYSIQKVALGATADGQLTGITHEALGQTSRHEEFAERIVDPTKSSYRCPNLNTKYQLVPLDLSTPAWTRGPGEASGSFAMESAMDELAYALKMDPLALRLRNFADVDPVGDKPWSSNQLRQCYERGAEKFGWSKRPAPPRATRDGEWLVGWGMSMGIYKSERTKASARAQLFADSRLLVQSATADVGPGTATIMSQIAADASGIPVENIRFELGDSALPPAPGQFGSHTATSVGTAVHAVCTALRQQLLDLAVRNPEWTKHKLQPDDLTLENGVVRQTRRPKEQLTNSDLLRRHSLMGLDLTREADKGPEQEKYSGKSFCANFVEVRVHKATGQVRVSRVVSALDVGRVLNPKTARSQVYGSVVWGIGMALMEQARMDHRFGRYLNNQLAEYHLPVAADAPDIDVLFIDEPDQHLDPMGAKGMGEIGLIGFTAAVANAVYHATGKRIRELPITPDKLV; from the coding sequence ATGGACGATAAACAACCTGCCGCTCCCAGTATCGGCCAGCCCCTCAGCCGCGTAGACGGCCGCCAGAAAGTAACCGGCCAAGCCCGCTACGCTGCCGAGCATGCCGTGCCCGGCGTGATACACGGTGTACTGCTGACGAGCAGTATTGCCCGGGGGCGCATCAAAACGCTGGATACGGCGGCGGCCGAAAAAGCGCCCGGCGTGCTGGCCGTTCTCACCCACCGCAACTCGCCCGGCGTGCCCGCATACCGGGATGCCCAGGCTAACAGCAACCCCCGGCTGGAAGGGCAGGAACTGCGTGTGTTCCACGACGACCAGATTCACTTCAGCAACCAACCCGTGGCCCTGGCCATTGCCGATACGCTAGAACACGCCCAGCACGCCGCCGCGCTGGTGCGGGTGCAGTACGAGGCCATAAAGCCTGAAACCGACCTCAGCGCCCACCGCAGCCGTGCCATCAAACCCAAAAAAGCCGACGACTACCTGCGCGGCCAGCCCGATGCCTACCGGCAGGCCCCGGTGCGAGTGGAGCAGGAGTACCGCACGCCGGTGCAGGTGCATAACCCCATGGAGCCGCACGCCACCATTGCCCGCTGGGACGGCCCGGAGCAACTCACGGTGTACAACAAAACCCAGGCCCCGGCCCTGGCCCGGCAGGATCTGATGCGCATGTTTCAACTGCCCGAAGCCGGTGTGCAGGTACATTCCCCGTTTGTAGGCGGCGCGTTTGGCGGGGCTTCCCGCATCTGGCCCCAGGAAGTAGCCGCTATTCTGGGGGCGAAGCTGACGGGCCGGCCGGTGAAGGTGGCCCTTCGGCGCGACCAGATGTTTAATCTGGTGGGCTACCGGCCCTATTCCATCCAGAAAGTGGCCTTGGGAGCTACGGCCGATGGACAGCTGACAGGCATCACGCATGAAGCCTTGGGACAGACTTCCCGCCATGAAGAGTTTGCGGAGCGCATCGTGGACCCCACCAAATCATCCTACCGCTGCCCTAACCTCAATACCAAATACCAGCTGGTGCCCCTTGACCTGAGCACACCCGCCTGGACGCGCGGCCCCGGCGAAGCCAGCGGCTCGTTTGCCATGGAATCGGCTATGGATGAGCTGGCCTATGCCCTAAAGATGGATCCGCTGGCGTTGCGGCTGCGGAACTTTGCCGACGTGGACCCCGTGGGCGACAAGCCGTGGTCAAGCAACCAGCTGCGCCAGTGCTACGAGCGGGGTGCCGAAAAATTCGGGTGGAGCAAGCGCCCTGCTCCGCCCCGCGCCACCCGTGACGGGGAGTGGCTGGTGGGCTGGGGCATGAGTATGGGCATCTATAAATCGGAGCGCACCAAGGCCAGTGCCCGGGCCCAGCTCTTTGCCGATAGCCGTCTGCTGGTACAAAGCGCCACCGCCGACGTAGGGCCCGGTACGGCTACCATTATGAGCCAGATTGCGGCCGATGCCAGCGGCATACCGGTGGAAAACATCCGGTTTGAATTAGGCGACTCCGCCTTGCCGCCCGCGCCGGGGCAGTTCGGCTCGCACACGGCCACTTCGGTGGGTACAGCGGTGCACGCCGTGTGCACCGCCCTGCGGCAACAGCTGCTGGACTTGGCTGTGCGCAACCCCGAATGGACGAAGCACAAGCTGCAACCCGATGACCTAACGCTGGAAAACGGAGTAGTGCGCCAGACGCGGCGGCCCAAGGAGCAGCTCACCAATTCCGACCTGTTGCGCCGACACAGCCTCATGGGCCTCGACCTCACCCGCGAAGCCGACAAAGGCCCGGAGCAGGAAAAATACTCGGGCAAGTCGTTCTGCGCCAATTTTGTGGAGGTGCGGGTGCACAAAGCCACCGGGCAGGTGCGGGTGAGCCGGGTAGTGTCGGCGCTGGACGTGGGGCGGGTGCTGAATCCCAAAACGGCCCGCTCCCAGGTGTACGGCTCAGTAGTATGGGGCATCGGCATGGCCCTGATGGAGCAGGCCCGCATGGACCACCGCTTCGGCCGTTACCTAAACAACCAGCTGGCGGAGTACCACCTGCCCGTGGCCGCCGACGCGCCAGATATTGACGTCCTTTTCATCGATGAGCCCGACCAGCACCTCGACCCAATGGGCGCGAAGGGCATGGGCGAAATCGGACTGATTGGTTTCACGGCGGCCGTCGCCAATGCTGTGTACCACGCTACCGGCAAGCGCATCCGGGAACTGCCCATCACGCCGGATAAGCTGGTGTAG
- a CDS encoding YtxH domain-containing protein produces MQNDTKGKVILSLLVGATAGVVAGLLLAPETGDETRTGLKKSASKLGDDLNKLLKEGKSRLASLKDQAPADSEQHSTDRTTADDLLSSMNQPIDHQQDLTEEGDSDYDGIGGDTRHFPGYKA; encoded by the coding sequence ATGCAAAACGACACGAAAGGCAAAGTCATTCTCTCTTTGCTGGTTGGTGCCACGGCCGGTGTGGTGGCTGGCCTACTGCTGGCTCCCGAAACCGGCGACGAAACCCGCACAGGCCTCAAGAAATCGGCATCAAAACTCGGTGACGACCTCAATAAACTACTGAAGGAAGGCAAATCCCGGCTGGCATCCCTGAAAGACCAGGCCCCCGCCGACTCCGAGCAGCACTCCACCGACCGCACCACGGCCGATGATCTGCTGAGTTCCATGAATCAGCCCATTGACCACCAGCAGGACCTGACTGAGGAAGGTGATTCTGACTACGATGGGATAGGGGGCGATACCCGCCATTTTCCGGGATATAAAGCCTAA
- a CDS encoding alpha/beta fold hydrolase, producing MNVLKRNNVRVTGRGSRTLLFVNGFGCDQSIWHYVTPAFYEHFQLVLFDHVGAGLSDVAAYDPGKYTSLDSYAQDVLDICQELNLHDVTLIGHSVGAMIGMLAAIKEPVFFQQILMLCPSPCYLNEAGYRGGFDRQDMEDMLRFMEQDFVGWADSFAPFIMGNPDRPNLTAELAHSFCQNDPSIAKQFARVTFLSDNRQDVARLKTPCLLLQCAQDLIAPLEVGDFLKACLPNATLITLPVAGHCPHVSAPTETLTALEAFMAA from the coding sequence ATGAACGTGCTCAAACGCAACAATGTACGCGTAACCGGACGGGGCTCCCGGACATTGCTGTTCGTGAATGGCTTCGGCTGTGACCAAAGCATCTGGCACTACGTTACGCCAGCCTTTTACGAGCATTTTCAGTTGGTACTTTTCGACCATGTGGGAGCTGGCCTGTCCGACGTGGCCGCCTACGATCCAGGCAAGTACACGTCCCTCGACAGTTACGCTCAGGATGTACTGGACATCTGCCAGGAGCTAAACCTGCATGACGTTACGCTCATTGGGCATTCGGTAGGAGCCATGATTGGCATGCTCGCTGCTATTAAGGAGCCTGTTTTTTTTCAGCAGATCCTGATGCTTTGCCCTTCTCCCTGTTACCTTAACGAGGCTGGCTATCGGGGTGGCTTTGACCGGCAGGATATGGAGGATATGCTGCGGTTTATGGAGCAGGACTTTGTAGGCTGGGCCGATTCATTCGCGCCGTTCATTATGGGCAACCCCGACCGGCCTAATCTTACCGCCGAGTTGGCGCATAGCTTCTGCCAGAACGACCCTTCCATTGCCAAGCAGTTTGCGCGCGTCACGTTTCTTTCGGATAACCGCCAGGACGTTGCACGTCTGAAAACACCCTGCCTACTGCTTCAGTGCGCCCAGGACCTGATTGCTCCCCTCGAGGTAGGTGATTTTCTGAAGGCCTGCCTGCCCAACGCTACCCTCATTACGCTGCCTGTAGCCGGCCACTGCCCCCACGTAAGTGCCCCCACCGAGACCCTAACCGCCCTGGAAGCCTTCATGGCGGCCTGA